The sequence TTGCTGATTGTCCGAGCTGCGATCGCCGCGTTACGACGGATACGAGCGAaactttttttgtatttacgaTCCGTCGGTGGCTCGTCGCGATCGAACGCGCCGTAAAAAATACCGATGGTATTATTTTCGTCGATCGCGACGCAAAAAACCGTTTTAGCCGATGAAACGGACAACGAGTCGATAAAAGGCGTCTTGGCGATTCGAGACGAAAGGATCTCCGGTGAAAGTTCCTGCATTACCAACCGTTAGCCTTACCTTTCGTTTTCCGATATCAGATTCAAACGGATGCAGCGTAGGTGACGCACGCTCGTAGAAAAGACGAGTCGAGGTAGGCGAAACGTCGAACgtattcgaacgaatttcgaacgaatattCTTTCCAAGGAGGTACAGCTTTTATTTTTCCGCGATAGAGTCTTGCGGAGATGGAAAGGAGGCGAAGGCGAGCggatcgtcgtcgttttcgtcgtcgttttcggGGCGAAGCGGTATAACGGCCGCAGAGCGCAGAATCGAGGAGGGCGCGGAAGTCGGGACGCAGAAACGAGAGGAGAAACCGCGTTGCTAAATATAATACGCCGAGGCACGCGGTTTTCAGGTTCGAACGGACTGGTCGGTCGTCGAAATAGTCGGTGAAATCGCGTCGTTCTCCTTCGGAGCTCGCAGGGATCGCGCTGGACATCcttttggaaagaaaatttcgagaAGGAGGGACGAGTGGACCTACCCGTTGTCGCGTGGACTCGTCGAGGCcggtgtctctctctctctctctcgcacacacGCCCGGTCGCGAGGGGATGAAAGTGTCACGAGTATCTCCTTCTCGTCCTACGTACGTATTTTCGTGTCGTCGGTGAGCGATAGCTACGAGCGACGTAAGGCGGTCGAATCGTTTCCGATCGTGAGAGGACGAGAGGATATCGCCCTTTTCCTCGTCGATCGTCCTCTTTGGCTAGAACCTTCGGATCGACGTCACGAGCTTTCGATCCACTCTTTCGACTCGAAATTTTACGCGTCGCGTTAATCTCGTATCATCGATCGGCGATTCGTCTTTGCGCAAATGGCAGCGTCGTCGTAGTCGACACGCGGGAGCTacgaagaaattcttttaacGCAAGATCGACTCACGCACGcatgtaaataaatacgtgCCGCATTCGTGCCAATCGCGGTTTGTTGACGATAGTTAATTTCGTTTCGGAGAggcattgttttcttttggcATTGTTACAAGTACACGCGTACGTAATACGAGCTCGTTGAACGCGGCACACAACAAACTCGGAGTCACGCAGTCACGACACGATCGTTGGACGATGGTGATGTACGACGGTGAGCGAGAGGATAGAACGTAAAAGAATATCTGTGTGAAATTGAAACTCGTATAGATTTTCTCTCGATTCGCTTTGAGCGcacgaaggaagaaggaacgaCTTTTCGACCagcgaggaaaagaaaaaacgctCGAGTGTCGAGCGCGAAGAACGAACGATTGCGTGGTTGAATCGATGAAAGGTtcgctccttctctcttctttttttgtttgtttttttttttttcattcgacgtTAAACGCATgtacgacgaacgaacgtaaaAGTCAATATACTCGAGACGAACGATTATTTCTGCCGATGGTAGAAGCGATTGTTGTTTCGATAGTTtgcatttccttttttcttttcttttttttttgacctTGACTTTGACGACGAAAGTTATTCGATAGAACGTTCGTATCGTTCTCGGACGCTCGCGTTAGAAAGCACGCTcggatcgataaaaaagagtCGGTCGACGCGTTACGCCTCGTCGAAGCGAATCGCGAACGCCTGCGTGTTTACGTGCCGACGACATTGTCGAGGACGAAAAGCTAATtggtcttttttcttcctcctcctttacGCCGAAAACTACTACGGACTCGTTTGTAGACGCTGAAGAAGAATCCAAGGAGATAACGGACATGAATATCCCGAAGAGCGATGGCCTCCTGTCGGTGGTCTTGCCTTCCGAAATTCCGTCTTCGGCCAGCTCGCAACAGCTCTTTATAAGTCAGGACCAACAGGTGTGTGTTCGTTCGACGTAGACGGCGAGTTATCGTCGACTTTCGCTCTAATTCGCCCTTAgtcacgtttcttctttcgttagaTACTTAAGCATTGTGCGAACTCCGTAACTGAAACGTATCCTCGTAATAATAACGACTATCGATCTAATACCATCGATATATTCGATTGCTTACGAGGAGCAGGACGAGGAAGCTTCGGACTGTCCACTCTTGACGCCGAGTCCACCTCCGGCCGTGCAGATAAATAATTCTCTCGAGTCGGCGCCTATATACAGGCCTCTCGAAGGAGCACCTCTGGAAATGATAACGACGCCAACGCTCGAAAATATTAACGAGGAGGACGGGCTTAACGCGTTCATGAATCTCGTCAACAGTTCGTCGAAACCTCTTCACGATGGTAGGTATCGCGTCGAAGAGAACGTTAATCGTGgctaaaaaagtagaaaaaaagtctgaaatttcttctctttcctcgtcGATCGTCCGTCTCACGGGTTCGATtaatgagaagagagaagcaACGAAGGGAAGAGCgagtcgccgtcgccgtcgcgcGACGCTAAATACCTTACGTAATCACGCGCGtggtcgtcatcgtcgtaaaCGCAAAGCGCCTTGACAGGATCCAGTTTCAATTTATACCGCGATTAATCTTGACCAACTCGCTCACGAGTTCCTAcgcggaagaaaaaaagaaaagacatttCGTCATTGaacgaaattgaaattaataggaacgaattaaaatcgatactCGCGCGACTCCGAGCCGGATTTATCGCATTTtaacgaaagaacgagaagagcCATTTCTTTGGCAAACCGTTGATCGATACGATCGCATGAAACAAGTAACGATAAGTTATTATCCCATTCTTTGATTCGATCTCTGTCACGATTCTTTCAGAACCGAGTTCGCGAGATCCGATGGTGGAATCGAGCACGAGCGGTAGCAGCAGTGACACGAACGAGCCGGTTTGCGCTCAATTACTTACACAGCTGAATACCGCTTATCAACATTTAGCACCAGACGCTCAAGCTCTAGtaagtatttaattaaagtGTCGCGAATCGAGTTACCTTTCGCGTCGACTTTTCTTGGATGTACAAACTCGAGGTGCGTCATCGCGAGGCCGACTtggcatttttttcttcgagtctCACGATACTCGCGAGTGTTCCTTATCGAGTATCGAATCCGTTTCGTTTTTGCACGATGGAATCTACGTTATTGGTACGTACGTTTTATTACGTCGAgcgaaaatgatttttcgatttcgtacgacgattttttcgtttctcacTCGCGGGGACTAGACGCGCTAATTTCTATCTTCTAGTTTACTTTCGAGCTCTTTTTCCCCGACTTTTTTTTAGTCGCGTCTCGTCATCTCGACTAGTTTCGATAGAGCGGTACGAAAAGTCTCGTGACACGGCGGCtgagaggaaaaagatttttcggGGAAGGGAATGTATGCTCTTCGTCGGTCGTAAGAactcgaaaaggaaaaaagcggaaagagggagaagggagaagggaaggaagaaaaagccGATCTCACGGTGGAAACTTATTaaagcgaaagaaatatatcgagaGACGATGGTTTTACAACGGGTCGGAGCGATCGTTAGCTAAAGAGTCGGCTGATAAAGCATCGATACGTAACTTTGATAGGCTCCTTGCATAGTACTTACCTATACAAAGATATCGTGCGTGCGTAATATCGCTTGCACGGCAATAAAGCGATAATGAATCGTACCGTTAGACGCAGATAGACGCGTTTGTCGCACACAACGGCCCGgcgttatttataaatctttcgtTCGTACGCGCACTTGTTGCTCGGGCCGTCACCTgcttcttccacttcttctcCCCCCTTGTTCGTCCTTCCTCTCGTTGATCTTTCTCGACCCTACGcgatcgaatagaaaaatgttgGATACGAGCGGCCGTATGGCGTTGGCTATTAATACGATAACGTCGTGTATCGCTCGAGCTCGTGACAGGACTTATTAATAATAGAGTCAGCGTCGAGCAAGAGACTCGAGAATGCGCGAAGGCATTTGCGACGATGGCGGCGGCCACTGGCAAGATCAACGATAGATCTCGAAAGGCGAGACAACTTCGTACGACGTTCTCGCCATGGAGAGAGGCCGAACCGCGGAGAGGTCATATCTCTGGCAGATGTCGAATCCGAATATTTGCGCCAAGGGTTCGATCGATCCCTCTCCCTCGCTCCCCTCGGACGTCTCGAAGGATAGAGTTTTTTGTCCGTTCGCGAACATCTTTTGATCATCGTCTTGCTCCGAGCACCGATCTTCcaaccttttctttctcgctcgttcTTGGTGTCTCGTTTACTAACACCCCTCCTCCGTGCCTGGCCCCAGTGCGGATCGCTTTCTCTAACAAATCACAAGGTATACTCACGCCGTAACTCTTCAGTTTTACAATCAGGAGAACGGTGGGAAGCCACCGCTCGTTGGAATACAGCTGGTCGTGCCCAAGTCTCCGAAAGATTATCGATTCATGAAATGGAACTGGCCGCTGATAAGAAAAACTTGCTTTTGGTCGTTGATGTCGGTCCTGGCTGGGTGCACTGCTCTCGTCATAGGCGTCCTCGCGACCATGCCTAAGAAGTAAGGACTCCCCTCCGCATCGAGCGATACCGTTTCTAAATATTCTAACTTCCAGATGCGATCCTCCCGTAGAATGGTGGCAAGGGAGCGTCTTCTACGAGATCTTTCCAGCCTCCTTTCAAGATTCATCGAAGGGGGGCGACGGTATCGGGGATTTGCGTGGTATCACGATGCGATTGGATTACCTAAAGAGACTCGGCGTTCGTGGAATTCGTCTCAACTCGATCTTCCCGGCACCGCACTATCCGGAATATTATTCGGACATCAGCAACATGACGGATATAAACGTGAATCTCGGTACGTTGAAGGACTTTGAAAAACTCCTAGATGAGGTACATCGTAGAAACATGAGCCTTATCCTCGATCTACCGCTTTATCCGTACGCGAAGACGCTTCAAGGCGAGGAGGGACAAGTCACGAACAAGACGAACAAAGGGATCCGCGAAAGAAGAGGCCTGATCGAGGATTCGATGCTCGAGGATATGGTTACGACGACACCTTCCACGTCGATTAAAAACGTTCGAAATACTTTCTCGACGGTTAGCGGTAGTTCAGCACCGTTCGAGGAGCCAAGAGCTCTACCGGTCGTCTCGGCGGATTCGATCGGCAACGAACGTTCGATCGGTTCGGCCATCAAAACGTGGATCGACAGAGGCGTCGATGGATTTTATTTGAGGGGTCTCGAACGTTACGTTCACGAAAGTTATTTTCCCGATATCTTACGGCATTGGAAGTCGCTGCTCGGCCCTCGAAAGATTCTCATTTGTCACGTCGACGCGCTTAACGCTGCGACGCATTTCGAGCCATCCAGAAACGCGATTCTTACGAGAATAGATCTGATCGACGTCACTTTGCGCGTATCCAATGGAACCGAGGATATAAAGGCTCAAGTAGAAGCCGTAACGAAAGGTATACTTTTCGAGAGAGCGTCCTATCCGTGGGTTCACTGGTCCGTCGGTGGCGTCGATTCGAGAAGAGTCGCTTCCAGCATCGACGTCAAGAACGCTTCGATGGCTGTCTCTCTTTTGGCTTTGATGCTTCCTGGAACGCCCAGTATATTTTACGGAGACGAGGTATAAAGTTCAACCAAATACGAAGTTCGTTCGAGCGAGCGCATTCAAAGTATTTTTACGTTCAGATAGGTATAATGGATTGCGAGTGCGAGGATCATCAGGATCTGGCACATTTGCATAATCTCGCACCGATGTACTGGGAGAAGAAAGACGGATTGGACGACAAGTTTGCGTCGGTCGGTGTCACTGCCTGGTTGCCGGAGGCATCGAAACCATTGGAAACCAGTCTGATCGGCACGATCGCCGAGATGGCTAAATTGAGGTCTGACACTCCGACGATTTACGTTAAAGCTATTTCCAAGGATAGCGATGTCATGGCTAACTGTGATATTAGGTAAATAGTTAGGAACCCGTATTTGACGATCCGTTCGGAAATCGTTTTGGGATCGGAGCTTTCAACGATTCCACTTTTCCTTGCCAAAGGTACACGAAGGATGAGATAATCGTGATAGAACGATGGTATCCTCGGAGAAACTCGTACGTCTTCGTCGCTAATCTCGGCAATGGGTCCAGACTGAAGGACTTGTCGTCCCTTTATTACGGTGGCCACGTCGTCGTCGGACCAGCCAACAGATTGAATCAAGACGTTTTCTTCAAGGAACTGAATGTTCCACCCGGCGAGGCTTTCGTCATCAAATTGGACAAGTGAGAAAGTCGAAGCaaaaagtcgaagaaaaaaaagaaattcatgaAATCAACATTCGCGTCTGAGCCATATTTTTTCGTTGGCACGTCGAGTGCCAAGTGTGATATATCTATTCTACGGAGGGAGTTTCACGCTCCTTTTGGGTGCAAAGTGCGCGCCTCAATAGTTCAAGTTCCTCTTTATGATCGTAGATAGAAATCGTTTTCTTACGAGTCGACAATTTCTCCagtcaaattttttctttaaaggaTCAATCGGTCGCGGCAACTGGCAACCAGTTGACTATACGAACATGTCGTTTTATCGAGATTAATTTCCAAACGAGAAAAACGGCTAAAAAGTTTCGCAAGGTTCTACGATATGGTTCTGCGACATGGTTTTGCGACATTCTTCTGCGGCACGGTTCTGCGATATGGCTTTACGAATAGCAAACGCTGTTCTCTCTTAATCGGAATgaagaaaatcatttaacATTTATACGTATTGTATTCGAGTTAATCGTCCCACATGTAGAATCGTTATTCACATTCCGAAAGAACGATGACACTTTGATTTCGTAAACCGGGTTTATCACTTTGTACAAGTCTCTATGTGTTCACTATTTTTAACAGTTTGACCTGTGGAACTTTTGCTTCAACGACACGACGAacgtcctctttttcttttttttttattactcttcCTTCCGATTGAGCCTCCATGGAACGTTCTTTACTTGGAATTTTAACGATTCGTAACTACTTGTCGAAACGTTTCTACGTCGGCtaatttttaagtaatacagatatacaaagatattttcatgAGAACATTTTTACCGGGAGAAAACAAACGGTAATATCTTGTTAATACGTACCCGCGTCTAGTGGGATTTTGATCAGGCGtcaaaacatttcttttattcgatcgtataCGTTCGAtagtaattgaaatatatattctcgatCGATTGGAATTAAACCAACTTGCattcgaattatatattttctatataatatatcatttgatGTGTGTGCGTTATTTCTGAAGAACCTTATCATTCATAACATAATCATAAACATCCCGCAGACATTCTTTGTCCCacgtttattaataaatcaattcgtTTTCATCTCCATTCAGCACTCGGCTCAATAATAATCGACGCGTTCTTTTGGAtcgttctctctgtttctctcatttttgAAATAGAGAGTCTTTAAAAGGGTGAAGGAGCGAATGTTGTGTGAAAAGCGTCGCGAAAGGCATTGCGTTTCGTGCATCGATTTTCGAAACTATATCGACAAATTTGCGAATTACgtcgagaatagaaaaagcaGTTGAATCGTCACGATGGTTTCgctttgaaaaattgaaagaatatcTTCCGTACGTTCGTCGCGAGTAACAAGCAGCGATGaaggataattaatttatgttcTCGCAAGAGCAACGAACCGACGAGCGTTGAAGCGACGACGTGTgcgcgtgagagagaaagggaaaagtaCTTCGATCTCAATAGGAATAAAGTATTAAAAGGATCGTTGCGAGCGAAAGTTTACCTTAGAAACGAATCGTCAATTTTACGATCAGTTCGTCGACGGCCTTCGCGAGAATAAAATGGAAGCTGATTTAAAAGTACGAAACAAGAACGAGTACTTACTTAGTCAAGCACTCGCccgtttaaaattaatttgctTTTTCATAGATcgttgttttgtttcgttttcctttGATCGCACGAtggaatcttttcttttcattttgttcaCTCCAGTGGTTTTATCGTGACGTATTATTCGATTTCAGCCGGTCGATCTATCCGATAGTATCAAAGTGTTTACGTGGAACAGGAGATGCCTTAGTATCGTGGGAATATGGCCTTTGAAGGTTTACGACccgatattccttttttccttcgtataTCTGGCAGTTCATTGCGTCTTCGGAATCCTCGATTTAACCAATTACTCGAAGAACTTTGATCTTATCGTAGTAAACATTACGGAAAACATGGTCATGCTAAACGCTCTCATAAAAATGTCTATCTGTAGATTTCACAGAGATTCATTGGCGCAATTTTTGATAAAGATACGAAAGGATTTTAAGGTCGAAAGTTACAAGAGCCGAGAAGAAATTTTGACGTTTTTCGGTTACAATAGACTATCTTATCTGTTCAGTGTAACATCTCTATCTTTTATGAGTTTCATctcgataatatatttcttgcgATCATTGGTAGCGAACGTGCAGATgggtaattatatttaaatggtcGAAGGCTATCATCGAAATGATGCGGAAAAGAACGACTATCGGTCTTCTTGTTACAGTTATGGATAATTCGTCTTTTGGTTATCAGCTGCCTTATAAGACACGACCTCTCGTAGAAATTAATGACGCTACGACCTATGGACTTCATTGTTTGTATCAAGTTATCGTTTTACCGCTGATTACGTTCGGTTCCGTTGGTTACGATTCCTTCTTCATCACTTTGTCTCTTCACGTTATCGCACAATTGTCCGTATTGAAGTACAGAGTTAGATTAGCTCTGGAAGATCCAAATGGTTGCCGATGCgggataaaaaaattgattaacaagCATTATCAACTAATAGGGTAACGTTGCTttcgttgatatttttttaaacgtttaacGAGTAAACAACGTTGATAAGCGTCTACGATCGTCTATTCGCAGATTGGTGGATATCTTGGAGAACGCCTTCAACCTGGGAATTTTAGAACATCTTCTAGGAACGACGGTTAACTTGTGCGTCTCCGGTTATAACGCGATACTGGTATACTTTATTTGTCGATaacaacggcaacggcaacgaGCGAACGCAAGATCGCTGTGAACTCTTTTGTCGTTTCAGCGTTCGTCCAATGGTGAAAATCTCGAGCTGTTcctgttttttatattctcaaGTATCATCTTGAGCACGTTGTTCGCCTATTGTTATACCGGCGAATGTCTTATTCAGGAagtaattatcgatataaacgtatacaaaaaatttacataCCATTTTCTAAACCGACCGTATCTTAATCGATGTAGAGTACGGACTTTGCCGTGGCGTTTTACGAGTACGAATGGTACAACGTGTCACCGATGGATTCGAAGATGATCTTAATTTGTATGATAGGAGCAAGTAAACCGTTGCAACTGACCTCTGGAAAATTTTTCGTCCTATCGTTATGTACCTTTAGCGACGTAAGAATTTCTCCGATCGCGTAACGCACAGCACATTTTTCTTACGACTTAAACTACTTTTCACTTTTAGATATTGAAAACTTCAATGGGATACCTGTCGGTGTTACGAACGTTGTTATAATCGACGGAAGTGGTCGAACGCGCGCCGACAAATGCTCCTATCTCCCGTCCCATTTCTGTGAAACTATAATGTCGAAGCGTTCATCGCGACGTTTACGCGATACGTCTTCAATAGAAATGTTCTTTAGATACTTACGTTGCtgttcctatttttttttttttttttcatattacgaatttttattccGTAGCTGTTAATGAAAGAACTCtgaattttttcaagaaaattgcTCCGATTCTTCGGAGACTGTTTCGCTgagaaagttttttctttcgacgaagTAGAAAAAACGTAGAAAGAAATGCTTCGTAACGAGAGAAATATCGTATACGTTCACGGTTAGAAAAGTTTCCTTccttcgtatttttatatctctttctttttctccttctccgaGTGAACTATTCATAGATTCGGTTGTAACTACGAACGAGCGAATTTTAAGACTAAACTATAAGTAATGAGAAAGGGCTTGTAATTGTAGAGTTTCGAAACTCTCCTAGACGCAACCGCGTCtttttgttaaagaaagaaacgaagaacgaCTTGATGGAGTTAAATTGCACGGTCAAGAGACCGggcaaaacaaaaagaaaagagagaagaagaagaagaagaagaagagaaaagaaaaaaggtaaattATTGTTAAGAGGTAGGTAACTCTATCATTCATGCATCGTTCTATGCTTGTAATCGaggctcctcctcctcctcctcctccttggAGCAGACCtatcaatttttgtttacGAGACTTTTAAGAGACTCGTTTTTTCCTTCCAACGTTTACGTCTATGGAGGATCGACGATTTGGGGGCCAGTCTCTCGACAACTTTTGTGCGAATCAAATGGAAAAGGGTGGGAAAGTACGAGCAGTACGATATAATgtattctaattaatttcgttttgaAGACGAACcgactctttttttcttgcttcaaGTGAAATTTCATGAAAGATCGTTGTTGTCGTTCCAGGCTCGTCTTGGCTCGTTCTACGCTATCAAAGTGTTAACATGGAACGAACGATTGCTTTGCATTTTGGGTATTTGGCCGTTGCAAGTGCGCGACTCGATATTTTTGTCGTACTTTATCTACGGATGTCTAATGCAGTTTATGGGTTTCCTCACTCTCCTCGATAATTTGTCGGATTTCGATTACTTTTTGACGAGCCTtacggaaaatattttattgttcatGACCCTTACGAAAATGTTCACCTGCAGGATAAATAgccgatcgatcggtcgattcTTGAGAGAAATCCAACGAAATgttttcgatgaaaattatgGAGACGAGGAGGAGAGATCGATATTTCGTCGTTATAACAAATTATCCTACAAATTTATCGCGACAATTGTACCAATGATGACCGTCGTAATCATCTCATATTTCCTTAATTCTGCCCTAACGTCTATTTTGCTAGGTAACTTTTTCTGGAGGAATACGATAATATCGTCAATGTTGTTTCATATCATGAGATTAAAACGTATATCACGTAAATTCAAGTAATGTCTAATTCGACTTTGGAGTACCAGTTGCCTTATACAATAAAGCCGATCGTAAAGCCATACGATTCAACGAGTTTTCTTCTTGGATGCGTGTATCAGTGTCCGTGCATCCCTATGATCGTTTCCGGTTACATTGGAATCGATTGTCTTTTCGCTAGTTCAGCTCTTCACGTAACCGCGCAATTTGCGATACTGAAACACAGAATcacgaaaaattttaaaaattgcgAACGAGGTATAAGAGAAATAATCGTTGAACATTGTCATCTCATTAAGTAAGTATCGTTTGTGCTCATCGATGTACGTCAATGAAGCGAGAAAGTTAAAGAATTAATTCTAGTTAGGAGACATCCAAGTATCATTCCGGATGTATACTAAACGCACGTTTCAGATTGGCAGAAACATTGGAAGATAATTTTACTGgtattatttttcaacaattATTAGGGATTACGTTCCAACTTTGTATATCTGGTTATCACATGCTCGTGGTATAACGAACAAATATCTAAATACGATAAatgctttcttcttcttttctccctctcaaAAGTTTTAGCGTTCTTTTTCAGTACGTGGCAAACAACGAGGACGTTCAAGTCGCTGTTTTCCTAATATATGTTCTTGGTTTATCAAGTATATTATTTGTCTACTGTTACATCGGCGAATGTCTCATTCAGGAAGTAATTCTCACAATTCTAATGTAATTCGATCGAGCGCAAACGCGCGACGCTATTTGCAACCTAatcaaatttgttattaacGCAGAGCACGAACTTGAACGAAGCGTTCTACGACATAAAATGGTACGAAATGTTAAGGAAAAATTTAAAGTCAATTTACATTTGCATGATGCGCACGAGGAAGCCGCTCCAACTGACGTCTGCCAAATTTCGGGTCTTATCCTTGTGCACCTTTACCGACGTGAGTAAAACGT is a genomic window of Vespula vulgaris chromosome 20, iyVesVulg1.1, whole genome shotgun sequence containing:
- the LOC127070994 gene encoding maltase A2-like isoform X3 yields the protein MVMYDDAEEESKEITDMNIPKSDGLLSVVLPSEIPSSASSQQLFISQDQQDEEASDCPLLTPSPPPAVQINNSLESAPIYRPLEGAPLEMITTPTLENINEEDGLNAFMNLVNSSSKPLHDEPSSRDPMVESSTSGSSSDTNEPVCAQLLTQLNTAYQHLAPDAQALENGGKPPLVGIQLVVPKSPKDYRFMKWNWPLIRKTCFWSLMSVLAGCTALVIGVLATMPKKCDPPVEWWQGSVFYEIFPASFQDSSKGGDGIGDLRGITMRLDYLKRLGVRGIRLNSIFPAPHYPEYYSDISNMTDINVNLGTLKDFEKLLDEVHRRNMSLILDLPLYPYAKTLQGEEGQVTNKTNKGIRERRGLIEDSMLEDMVTTTPSTSIKNVRNTFSTVSGSSAPFEEPRALPVVSADSIGNERSIGSAIKTWIDRGVDGFYLRGLERYVHESYFPDILRHWKSLLGPRKILICHVDALNAATHFEPSRNAILTRIDLIDVTLRVSNGTEDIKAQVEAVTKGILFERASYPWVHWSVGGVDSRRVASSIDVKNASMAVSLLALMLPGTPSIFYGDEIGIMDCECEDHQDLAHLHNLAPMYWEKKDGLDDKFASVGVTAWLPEASKPLETSLIGTIAEMAKLRSDTPTIYVKAISKDSDVMANCDIRYTKDEIIVIERWYPRRNSYVFVANLGNGSRLKDLSSLYYGGHVVVGPANRLNQDVFFKELNVPPGEAFVIKLDK
- the LOC127070994 gene encoding maltase A2-like isoform X1, with translation MVMYDDAEEESKEITDMNIPKSDGLLSVVLPSEIPSSASSQQLFISQDQQDEEASDCPLLTPSPPPAVQINNSLESAPIYRPLEGAPLEMITTPTLENINEEDGLNAFMNLVNSSSKPLHDEPSSRDPMVESSTSGSSSDTNEPVCAQLLTQLNTAYQHLAPDAQALFYNQENGGKPPLVGIQLVVPKSPKDYRFMKWNWPLIRKTCFWSLMSVLAGCTALVIGVLATMPKKCDPPVEWWQGSVFYEIFPASFQDSSKGGDGIGDLRGITMRLDYLKRLGVRGIRLNSIFPAPHYPEYYSDISNMTDINVNLGTLKDFEKLLDEVHRRNMSLILDLPLYPYAKTLQGEEGQVTNKTNKGIRERRGLIEDSMLEDMVTTTPSTSIKNVRNTFSTVSGSSAPFEEPRALPVVSADSIGNERSIGSAIKTWIDRGVDGFYLRGLERYVHESYFPDILRHWKSLLGPRKILICHVDALNAATHFEPSRNAILTRIDLIDVTLRVSNGTEDIKAQVEAVTKGILFERASYPWVHWSVGGVDSRRVASSIDVKNASMAVSLLALMLPGTPSIFYGDEIGIMDCECEDHQDLAHLHNLAPMYWEKKDGLDDKFASVGVTAWLPEASKPLETSLIGTIAEMAKLRSDTPTIYVKAISKDSDVMANCDIRYTKDEIIVIERWYPRRNSYVFVANLGNGSRLKDLSSLYYGGHVVVGPANRLNQDVFFKELNVPPGEAFVIKLDK
- the LOC127070994 gene encoding maltase A2-like isoform X2, which produces MKDAEEESKEITDMNIPKSDGLLSVVLPSEIPSSASSQQLFISQDQQDEEASDCPLLTPSPPPAVQINNSLESAPIYRPLEGAPLEMITTPTLENINEEDGLNAFMNLVNSSSKPLHDEPSSRDPMVESSTSGSSSDTNEPVCAQLLTQLNTAYQHLAPDAQALFYNQENGGKPPLVGIQLVVPKSPKDYRFMKWNWPLIRKTCFWSLMSVLAGCTALVIGVLATMPKKCDPPVEWWQGSVFYEIFPASFQDSSKGGDGIGDLRGITMRLDYLKRLGVRGIRLNSIFPAPHYPEYYSDISNMTDINVNLGTLKDFEKLLDEVHRRNMSLILDLPLYPYAKTLQGEEGQVTNKTNKGIRERRGLIEDSMLEDMVTTTPSTSIKNVRNTFSTVSGSSAPFEEPRALPVVSADSIGNERSIGSAIKTWIDRGVDGFYLRGLERYVHESYFPDILRHWKSLLGPRKILICHVDALNAATHFEPSRNAILTRIDLIDVTLRVSNGTEDIKAQVEAVTKGILFERASYPWVHWSVGGVDSRRVASSIDVKNASMAVSLLALMLPGTPSIFYGDEIGIMDCECEDHQDLAHLHNLAPMYWEKKDGLDDKFASVGVTAWLPEASKPLETSLIGTIAEMAKLRSDTPTIYVKAISKDSDVMANCDIRYTKDEIIVIERWYPRRNSYVFVANLGNGSRLKDLSSLYYGGHVVVGPANRLNQDVFFKELNVPPGEAFVIKLDK
- the LOC127070994 gene encoding oligo-1,6-glucosidase-like isoform X4 — its product is MYKLEVRHREADLAFFSSSLTILASVPYRVSNPFRFCTMESTLLFYNQENGGKPPLVGIQLVVPKSPKDYRFMKWNWPLIRKTCFWSLMSVLAGCTALVIGVLATMPKKCDPPVEWWQGSVFYEIFPASFQDSSKGGDGIGDLRGITMRLDYLKRLGVRGIRLNSIFPAPHYPEYYSDISNMTDINVNLGTLKDFEKLLDEVHRRNMSLILDLPLYPYAKTLQGEEGQVTNKTNKGIRERRGLIEDSMLEDMVTTTPSTSIKNVRNTFSTVSGSSAPFEEPRALPVVSADSIGNERSIGSAIKTWIDRGVDGFYLRGLERYVHESYFPDILRHWKSLLGPRKILICHVDALNAATHFEPSRNAILTRIDLIDVTLRVSNGTEDIKAQVEAVTKGILFERASYPWVHWSVGGVDSRRVASSIDVKNASMAVSLLALMLPGTPSIFYGDEIGIMDCECEDHQDLAHLHNLAPMYWEKKDGLDDKFASVGVTAWLPEASKPLETSLIGTIAEMAKLRSDTPTIYVKAISKDSDVMANCDIRYTKDEIIVIERWYPRRNSYVFVANLGNGSRLKDLSSLYYGGHVVVGPANRLNQDVFFKELNVPPGEAFVIKLDK
- the LOC127070994 gene encoding oligo-1,6-glucosidase-like isoform X5 is translated as MYKLEVRHREADLAFFSSSLTILASVPYRVSNPFRFCTMESTLLENGGKPPLVGIQLVVPKSPKDYRFMKWNWPLIRKTCFWSLMSVLAGCTALVIGVLATMPKKCDPPVEWWQGSVFYEIFPASFQDSSKGGDGIGDLRGITMRLDYLKRLGVRGIRLNSIFPAPHYPEYYSDISNMTDINVNLGTLKDFEKLLDEVHRRNMSLILDLPLYPYAKTLQGEEGQVTNKTNKGIRERRGLIEDSMLEDMVTTTPSTSIKNVRNTFSTVSGSSAPFEEPRALPVVSADSIGNERSIGSAIKTWIDRGVDGFYLRGLERYVHESYFPDILRHWKSLLGPRKILICHVDALNAATHFEPSRNAILTRIDLIDVTLRVSNGTEDIKAQVEAVTKGILFERASYPWVHWSVGGVDSRRVASSIDVKNASMAVSLLALMLPGTPSIFYGDEIGIMDCECEDHQDLAHLHNLAPMYWEKKDGLDDKFASVGVTAWLPEASKPLETSLIGTIAEMAKLRSDTPTIYVKAISKDSDVMANCDIRYTKDEIIVIERWYPRRNSYVFVANLGNGSRLKDLSSLYYGGHVVVGPANRLNQDVFFKELNVPPGEAFVIKLDK